In Candidatus Dormiibacterota bacterium, one DNA window encodes the following:
- a CDS encoding site-2 protease family protein, which translates to MLISGDPVQFLVSALYLIPALLLGLIAHEMAHAAVAVARGDQTPRLDGRLSPNPRNHLDPLGTIAILLIGFGWAKPVRIDPRRMRGRFDAALVALAGPLTNLMIAFVLAIPIKLLLRAGSFDLGFPPWRLLWVAFILNVVLTVFNLLPIPPLDGYSFVSALFRRTFPEFFFRIDSNRQAIMLILVLVLLLSSFVGMSLLASIYTPVVRFILSSPPFPIGG; encoded by the coding sequence GTGTTGATATCCGGGGATCCAGTCCAGTTCCTCGTCAGCGCTCTCTACCTGATTCCAGCGCTCCTCCTGGGGCTGATCGCCCACGAGATGGCGCACGCTGCCGTGGCCGTCGCTCGGGGCGACCAGACGCCCCGACTCGACGGCCGCCTCTCCCCGAACCCTAGGAATCACCTCGACCCTCTCGGCACCATCGCCATCCTCCTGATCGGTTTCGGCTGGGCGAAGCCAGTCCGAATCGATCCTCGGCGCATGCGGGGGCGCTTCGATGCCGCGCTCGTGGCGCTGGCCGGCCCCCTCACCAACCTTATGATCGCCTTCGTGCTGGCGATCCCGATCAAGCTACTGCTTCGCGCCGGGAGCTTTGACCTCGGATTTCCCCCCTGGCGCTTACTCTGGGTGGCCTTCATTCTCAACGTAGTGCTCACCGTCTTCAACCTTCTCCCGATTCCGCCGCTGGATGGGTACAGCTTCGTGTCCGCCCTCTTCCGCCGGACCTTTCCGGAGTTTTTCTTCCGGATCGACAGCAACCGGCAGGCCATCATGCTCATACTCGTGCTCGTCTTGCTGCTCAGCAGCTTTGTGGGGATGAGCTTGCTCGCGTCCATCTACACGCCCGTTGTGCGGTTCATCCTCTCCTCGCCGCCGTTTCCGATTGGGGGCTGA
- the selA gene encoding L-seryl-tRNA(Sec) selenium transferase, producing MATLRALPSVHQLLEDEPAAALIAEHGRPLVRFAVQRILEEERGGGVIAEPGARWSAIGHAIEELRRPRLRPVVNATGVILHTNLGRAPLAPAAAQAAAAIAGRYSTLEFDPRTGRRGRRHDLVSDLLRHLTGAEAAAVVNNCAAAVLLMLTALAKGKEVIVARGELVEIGGGFRMPDVMRLSGARLVEVGTTNRTRAEDYTAAITPRTAAIMKVHASNFQVIGFTESVELKALVEIAQQHKVLLLHDLGSGSLLETASYGLADEPRIQDSIRSGVDLVACSGDKLLGGPQAGLLLGRAALVGRAMKHPLARALRVDKLTLAALIATLDLYLTQSLSRLPVWDMLGAATESIAARARAWQSRLMERGAAVEVVAAESTVGGGSLPGERLATMALAITPARGGAAELLRRLRDHEPPVIGRIVEERVLLDPRTVLSDEDDVVIDAVLAALA from the coding sequence ATGGCTACCCTGCGGGCTCTGCCCAGCGTTCATCAACTGCTCGAGGACGAGCCGGCGGCCGCGCTGATCGCCGAGCATGGCCGTCCGCTGGTGCGATTCGCGGTGCAGCGCATCCTCGAGGAGGAGCGTGGGGGCGGCGTTATCGCCGAGCCCGGGGCCCGCTGGTCGGCCATCGGGCACGCGATTGAGGAGCTGCGCCGCCCGCGGCTGCGGCCGGTGGTCAACGCCACCGGGGTGATCCTTCACACCAACCTCGGCCGGGCCCCCCTGGCGCCTGCTGCGGCGCAAGCCGCTGCCGCCATTGCCGGTCGCTACTCGACGCTGGAGTTCGACCCGCGGACCGGCCGCCGAGGCCGGCGGCATGACCTCGTCAGCGACCTGCTGCGCCATCTGACAGGCGCGGAGGCGGCGGCGGTTGTCAACAATTGCGCCGCGGCGGTGCTCTTGATGTTGACGGCCCTGGCCAAGGGCAAGGAGGTCATCGTTGCGCGCGGCGAGCTGGTCGAGATCGGCGGCGGATTCCGGATGCCGGATGTCATGCGCCTTTCGGGCGCTCGGCTGGTCGAGGTCGGCACCACCAACCGCACCCGCGCCGAGGACTACACCGCCGCGATCACGCCCCGCACCGCCGCCATCATGAAAGTCCACGCCAGCAACTTCCAGGTGATTGGGTTCACCGAAAGCGTGGAGCTCAAGGCGCTGGTAGAGATCGCCCAGCAACACAAGGTGCTGCTCCTTCACGATCTGGGTAGCGGTTCGCTCCTCGAGACCGCATCCTACGGACTGGCCGACGAACCCCGCATCCAGGACAGCATTCGGTCCGGGGTAGACCTCGTCGCCTGCAGCGGCGACAAGTTGCTGGGTGGGCCGCAGGCGGGCCTGTTGCTCGGTCGTGCGGCGCTGGTGGGCCGGGCGATGAAGCATCCGCTGGCGCGGGCGCTCCGCGTTGACAAGCTCACGCTGGCGGCGCTGATCGCCACCCTCGACCTTTATCTGACCCAATCCCTATCCCGGTTGCCGGTCTGGGACATGCTCGGCGCGGCAACGGAGTCGATTGCCGCGCGCGCACGTGCGTGGCAGAGCCGGCTGATGGAGCGTGGCGCCGCGGTCGAGGTCGTCGCCGCGGAGTCCACTGTCGGTGGCGGTTCGCTGCCGGGGGAGCGGCTGGCCACGATGGCGCTCGCGATCACGCCGGCGCGCGGTGGTGCCGCGGAGCTGCTCCGCCGTTTGCGCGACCACGAGCCGCCTGTCATCGGGCGAATTGTTGAGGAGCGGGTTCTGCTCGATCCGCGCACGGTGCTGTCCGATGAGGACGATGTCGTCATCGACGCCGTGCTCGCGGCACTGGCATGA
- the selB gene encoding selenocysteine-specific translation elongation factor, producing the protein MTDLPVGSFVVGTAGHIDHGKSSLVLALTQIDPDRLEEEKRRGMTIDLGFAYMQLPSGRRVGIVDVPGHQRFLKNMLAGVHGMDAVLLVIAADEGPMPQTREHLAIVDLLGIEHGLVVLTKADLVDDAWLGLVREDVASLIAGTSLQQAPIMVVSSATGAGLDELRAALDAELAKTAARPDVGRPRLPVDRSFAMSGFGTVVTGTLVGGALRQGAELALLPAGRRVRIRGLQQHNQPVDEARPGSRTAVNLSGLDHSQVRRGDVLALPGTLPSSRRLDARLEVLPGVPPLRHHQRLQMYHETSEVMIELSLLERDELRGGEAGWVQLFATQPLVALDGDRFILRVPSPAATVAGGVIVDSAPRRHRRRDPAVLADLAARERADPATAAVLELGKHPWGLVGAELAGRLGLSPEQVETVLAPLRDRGAVRRMASRWLTREQWERSVARVLSGLTAYHKAQPLRRGMPKEELRSRTGIPAEMFAALLTTLAAEQTVVDEGGEVAATAHHPALTSEQETAIAAFVAELQGQPFNPPPLPDLIRRYQLTPALLQYLVVDGRVVRVNDDTAFARSAYDDAVRRIRDHLTEHRTLTVAAARDVLGSSRRYVLPLLEWLDAQKITRRVGDDRILRN; encoded by the coding sequence ATGACCGACCTCCCGGTAGGCTCGTTCGTCGTCGGCACGGCCGGCCACATCGACCACGGCAAGTCATCGCTGGTGCTGGCGCTGACGCAAATCGACCCTGATCGATTAGAGGAAGAGAAGCGCCGCGGCATGACCATCGACCTCGGCTTCGCTTACATGCAATTGCCCAGCGGCCGGCGGGTCGGGATCGTCGACGTACCGGGCCATCAGCGCTTTCTCAAGAACATGCTCGCGGGCGTCCACGGGATGGACGCGGTCCTGCTGGTGATCGCGGCGGACGAGGGGCCGATGCCGCAAACGCGGGAACATCTCGCGATCGTGGACCTGCTCGGCATCGAGCATGGTCTCGTGGTGCTGACCAAGGCCGACCTGGTGGATGACGCCTGGCTTGGCCTGGTGCGTGAGGATGTGGCCAGCTTGATCGCCGGAACCTCGCTGCAGCAGGCGCCGATCATGGTGGTGTCGAGCGCCACCGGCGCCGGCTTAGACGAGCTTCGGGCGGCGCTCGACGCGGAGCTCGCAAAAACCGCCGCGCGTCCCGATGTCGGACGGCCGCGCTTGCCGGTCGATCGCTCATTTGCCATGTCGGGATTCGGCACGGTGGTCACCGGTACCCTGGTCGGCGGTGCCCTGCGGCAGGGCGCCGAACTCGCCCTCTTGCCCGCCGGCCGCCGGGTGCGCATCCGCGGCCTGCAGCAGCACAACCAGCCGGTCGACGAAGCCCGGCCGGGGAGCCGGACTGCCGTCAATCTCAGCGGGCTCGACCACTCGCAGGTCCGGCGAGGCGACGTGCTCGCGCTTCCGGGAACACTGCCGTCGAGCCGGCGCCTGGACGCGCGCCTCGAGGTGCTGCCCGGTGTCCCGCCATTAAGGCACCACCAGCGCCTGCAGATGTATCACGAGACCAGTGAGGTAATGATCGAGCTGAGCCTGCTCGAGCGAGATGAACTTCGCGGCGGCGAGGCGGGTTGGGTCCAGCTCTTTGCCACGCAGCCGCTGGTGGCCCTCGACGGTGACCGCTTCATCCTGCGGGTGCCCTCACCGGCCGCCACGGTCGCGGGCGGCGTGATCGTCGACAGCGCGCCACGCCGTCACCGGCGGCGGGACCCGGCGGTCCTGGCGGATCTCGCCGCCCGCGAGCGCGCCGATCCGGCAACCGCCGCGGTTCTCGAGCTCGGTAAGCACCCCTGGGGCCTGGTGGGGGCGGAGCTGGCTGGCCGATTGGGCCTGTCTCCGGAACAGGTGGAGACGGTTCTCGCGCCCCTGAGAGACCGCGGGGCCGTGCGACGGATGGCCTCGCGATGGTTGACCCGCGAGCAGTGGGAGCGCTCGGTGGCGCGCGTGTTGAGTGGCCTGACCGCATACCACAAGGCGCAACCGCTTCGGCGTGGGATGCCGAAGGAAGAGCTGCGCAGCCGCACCGGGATCCCGGCCGAAATGTTTGCCGCGCTGCTCACGACGCTCGCCGCCGAGCAGACGGTTGTCGACGAGGGGGGCGAGGTCGCCGCCACCGCCCACCACCCGGCACTCACCTCCGAACAGGAGACTGCGATTGCGGCATTTGTCGCCGAGTTGCAAGGGCAGCCCTTCAACCCGCCGCCGCTACCAGACCTCATCCGTCGGTACCAGCTGACGCCCGCACTCCTCCAGTACCTCGTCGTCGATGGGCGGGTGGTTCGCGTCAACGATGACACGGCGTTCGCCCGCTCGGCGTACGATGACGCCGTCCGCCGGATCCGCGACCATCTCACCGAGCACCGCACGCTGACGGTCGCCGCCGCTCGCGATGTGCTGGGATCGAGCCGCCGCTACGTTCTTCCCTTGCTCGAGTGGCTGGACGCGCAGAAGATCACGCGCCGGGTCGGAGACGACCGCATCCTGAGGAATTGA
- a CDS encoding LppX_LprAFG lipoprotein, giving the protein MLAGGASRSRGVLAGLALILGLAACGPQPPDAATLLNQSSQHMLHLNGFHFQMQITGFTGASEPVQSAQGDAHPPDLHARVNLKEGTILLEVEVVFAAEKVYLKSFTGGWQQLTDAQLAAFFDARTLFDPQAGLFAAMRDTTSPTRGNSEKIAGHDTYPVAGQVSAVRMHQLLTLIRDQGTFVATYWIESQGSNLWRARLTGSLFDASKSATITFDFSNHDHSVSVTPPPLG; this is encoded by the coding sequence ATGCTGGCCGGCGGTGCCTCGCGGTCTCGCGGCGTACTCGCCGGCCTCGCCCTCATCCTGGGGCTCGCGGCGTGCGGCCCCCAGCCGCCGGACGCGGCGACCTTGCTCAACCAGTCGAGCCAGCACATGCTTCACTTGAACGGATTTCACTTCCAGATGCAGATCACGGGCTTCACCGGCGCCAGCGAGCCGGTGCAGAGTGCGCAGGGCGATGCGCATCCGCCCGATCTTCACGCGCGGGTGAATCTCAAGGAGGGCACCATCCTGCTGGAGGTCGAGGTTGTCTTCGCCGCCGAGAAGGTCTATCTGAAGTCATTCACGGGCGGCTGGCAGCAGCTCACCGACGCCCAGCTCGCCGCGTTTTTTGATGCCCGAACGCTATTCGATCCGCAGGCGGGTCTGTTCGCCGCGATGCGCGATACCACGTCGCCCACGCGCGGCAACAGCGAAAAGATCGCCGGCCACGACACCTATCCCGTCGCGGGCCAGGTCTCAGCGGTTCGGATGCACCAATTGCTGACGCTGATCCGCGACCAGGGCACCTTTGTGGCCACCTACTGGATCGAAAGCCAGGGAAGTAACCTGTGGCGAGCACGTTTGACCGGCAGCCTCTTCGATGCCTCAAAGTCGGCGACCATCACGTTCGACTTCTCCAATCATGATCACTCCGTTTCGGTCACTCCGCCGCCGCTCGGCTAA
- a CDS encoding MFS transporter — protein MITPFRSLRRRSANRSVLLALSGAGLFLASLDAYVVVTVLFNSTDPRASILTTLNIPANHFERATPIITGFLLGYLAAMPLAGGLSDRLGRLRVFALSMVLFAFGSLLTATAPNLGQLVTGRVLQGAGGGALVPAVLALAADLYPAGGRSPVLGAVSALQEIGSVLGPLWGGFIAALLGWTWIFWINIPFAALLLWGLWPEIRSGGEPRRPAQLDGLGVLLATAGLASLTLALYAANPEQSPVGEGFFWQAPLAILFFAAFVWHERRSSHPLINVRRFGDSSFSGSALTNAIAGAGLMVALVYIPVLANAVFSMNASGAALLLFRLMLGIPIGALLGGWLAQRMRSYRVVAALGLVLAAAGFLMLSGWNEGSLKPHLLGLPITVADAELFLTGLGLGIEIAPVSAALLDAVGESERGAGASFLIIMRLVGMLVGFSLVAGFGLWEFHRATAHLLPPLPGLNPNFATQFAIYTFKVKAAIFDEYHLIFRATAVALFIGALLAAATLRPLPRPRWR, from the coding sequence ATGATCACTCCGTTTCGGTCACTCCGCCGCCGCTCGGCTAACCGGTCGGTCCTGCTCGCCCTGAGCGGCGCCGGGCTCTTCCTCGCATCCCTCGACGCCTATGTCGTCGTCACGGTCCTCTTCAACTCAACCGATCCGCGGGCGTCCATCTTGACGACCTTGAACATTCCGGCCAACCATTTCGAGCGGGCGACGCCGATCATCACGGGCTTCTTGCTCGGCTACCTGGCGGCGATGCCTCTCGCCGGCGGCCTCAGCGATCGCTTGGGCCGCCTCCGCGTGTTCGCGCTGTCGATGGTGCTGTTCGCTTTCGGATCCTTGCTGACCGCGACGGCACCCAACCTCGGGCAGCTCGTGACCGGCCGTGTCCTCCAGGGGGCCGGCGGTGGCGCGCTCGTGCCCGCGGTGCTCGCGCTCGCGGCGGACCTCTATCCCGCGGGAGGCCGGAGTCCGGTGCTCGGCGCGGTCAGCGCGCTGCAGGAGATCGGTAGCGTGTTGGGCCCGCTGTGGGGCGGCTTCATCGCGGCCCTTCTGGGGTGGACCTGGATCTTCTGGATCAACATTCCATTTGCCGCGCTGCTCCTGTGGGGGCTCTGGCCGGAAATCCGTAGCGGCGGCGAGCCGCGCCGACCGGCGCAGCTCGACGGGCTCGGTGTGCTCCTGGCCACCGCCGGCCTTGCCTCACTCACGTTGGCGCTGTACGCCGCCAACCCCGAGCAGAGCCCGGTAGGCGAAGGCTTCTTCTGGCAGGCGCCGTTGGCGATCCTGTTCTTCGCCGCCTTTGTCTGGCATGAGCGCCGAAGCTCTCACCCACTGATCAACGTCCGCCGCTTTGGGGATTCGTCCTTCAGCGGTTCGGCGCTGACGAACGCGATCGCGGGTGCCGGCCTGATGGTGGCGCTTGTCTATATTCCGGTGCTCGCGAACGCCGTCTTCTCGATGAATGCCAGTGGCGCGGCGCTGCTCCTCTTCCGTCTGATGCTCGGCATACCCATCGGGGCTCTGCTTGGCGGTTGGCTGGCGCAACGGATGCGGAGCTACCGCGTTGTCGCGGCACTCGGCCTGGTCCTCGCAGCCGCCGGATTTCTCATGCTGTCCGGCTGGAACGAAGGCTCGCTCAAGCCGCACCTGCTCGGCCTGCCCATCACGGTGGCCGACGCCGAGTTGTTCCTCACCGGTCTTGGGCTTGGCATCGAAATCGCGCCGGTCAGCGCGGCCCTGCTGGATGCCGTCGGTGAGTCGGAACGCGGCGCCGGGGCGTCCTTCCTGATCATCATGCGATTGGTTGGCATGCTGGTCGGCTTCTCTCTGGTGGCCGGCTTTGGGCTGTGGGAATTTCACCGGGCGACAGCGCACCTGCTGCCGCCGCTGCCCGGCCTGAACCCGAACTTCGCGACGCAATTCGCGATCTACACCTTCAAGGTGAAGGCCGCCATCTTTGACGAATACCACCTGATCTTTCGCGCCACGGCCGTTGCGCTTTTCATTGGCGCACTGCTGGCCGCGGCGACCTTGCGGCCGCTGCCCCGTCCTCGCTGGCGATAG
- a CDS encoding ROK family protein, protein MPYVGIDLGGTQLRVAVADARGRLRTVVRHPTEAARGRQHVINRIVAAVAEALEADGTPAGGVHALGIGLPGPVDPAAGLVISPANLPGFRNVPLNRILTRATGIPSFLHHDAHLAALGEHRRGAARGASELIYVTVSTGIGAGILLRGELYAGAHGIAGEVGHIVVQRDGPLCTCGNRGCLEAIASGTGIARAARESAPQRPGSALHGLLEPHAEDVVRAARAGDELATAILENAGSYLGLAIGTLVNLFNPQVIVLGGSVIKAGHFLLAPMRRSLNDSSWKAARRGLRIVRPALGDDVGLIGAVEFARLRARHAPSA, encoded by the coding sequence ATGCCCTACGTCGGTATCGATCTTGGGGGCACGCAGCTGCGTGTCGCAGTGGCGGATGCTCGAGGCCGCCTCCGCACGGTCGTACGGCATCCCACCGAGGCCGCGCGCGGCCGTCAGCACGTCATCAACCGGATCGTTGCCGCGGTTGCGGAAGCGCTCGAAGCGGACGGCACACCGGCTGGTGGGGTCCACGCGCTGGGCATCGGGCTGCCTGGACCGGTGGACCCGGCGGCGGGCCTCGTCATCAGTCCCGCCAACCTGCCAGGCTTCAGAAACGTGCCGCTCAACCGGATCCTGACGCGCGCGACCGGCATCCCGAGCTTTCTCCATCATGACGCGCACCTGGCCGCGCTCGGCGAGCATCGACGCGGCGCCGCCCGTGGCGCCAGCGAGCTGATCTATGTCACGGTGTCCACCGGGATTGGGGCCGGCATCCTGCTGCGCGGCGAGCTCTACGCCGGCGCCCATGGCATCGCCGGCGAGGTCGGCCACATCGTGGTGCAGCGCGATGGGCCGCTCTGCACCTGCGGCAATCGGGGCTGCCTCGAGGCGATCGCCAGTGGCACCGGGATTGCCCGCGCGGCGCGCGAGTCGGCGCCGCAGAGACCCGGCAGCGCGCTCCACGGGTTGCTCGAACCGCATGCCGAGGACGTGGTCCGCGCCGCCCGCGCCGGCGACGAGCTGGCGACGGCGATCCTGGAGAACGCCGGCAGCTACCTCGGGCTGGCGATCGGCACCCTCGTCAACCTCTTCAACCCGCAAGTGATCGTGCTTGGGGGGAGCGTCATCAAGGCCGGGCACTTTCTGCTCGCCCCCATGCGCCGCTCGCTGAACGACTCGTCGTGGAAGGCGGCGCGGCGCGGCCTTCGGATCGTCCGCCCCGCGCTGGGCGACGATGTGGGATTGATCGGTGCCGTCGAATTCGCGCGGCTTCGCGCCCGGCATGCCCCCTCGGCTTGA
- a CDS encoding HD domain-containing protein produces the protein MPSNSRGFAPGMPPRLDPPALPDWERPFAAVREQAKHRGQRAFVVGGYVRDRLLGGDREKQIHEVDILVEGQGATQLATAVGSALQLHPPVIFERFGTAHLDIDAGHALEFVSSRTEQYDRASRKPDVSPGTLKDDVMRRDFTVNTLLMEWDGTVLDLTGRGLDDLNARRIVTPLEPRTTFDEDPLRMLRAIRFATTLQFSLDPSVEAAIRDQSSRLQPPTVSMERIRDEFSKLLLAETVQGGLDLLDATRLLPRILPQLEAGKGMRQGGWHSHDVFGHGLLAASLAPPELITRLAALLHDVGKPAVHELRDGKPTFIGHQDVGATMAAAALRHLRYPGEVVDAVTKLIRLHMRPIQYDPQGWEDKAVRRLVRDAGEQLDRLLVLARADMRASHYPDVKKIDDLEARIRQLDADAIAAIRSPLTGEQLMARTGRPAGPWIKRVKSALEDAIVDGTLPPDAQSAWRYLEAHPELLGP, from the coding sequence GTGCCGTCGAATTCGCGCGGCTTCGCGCCCGGCATGCCCCCTCGGCTTGATCCGCCGGCGCTCCCGGATTGGGAGCGGCCGTTCGCCGCGGTACGGGAGCAAGCCAAGCACCGCGGACAACGCGCATTCGTGGTCGGCGGTTATGTGCGCGACCGCTTGCTGGGCGGAGACCGAGAAAAGCAGATTCACGAAGTCGACATCCTGGTCGAGGGTCAGGGTGCAACCCAACTCGCGACGGCGGTTGGCTCTGCTTTGCAACTGCATCCGCCCGTGATCTTCGAGCGATTCGGGACCGCCCACCTCGATATCGATGCTGGCCACGCGCTGGAGTTCGTCTCCAGCCGGACCGAGCAATACGACCGTGCCAGCCGAAAGCCCGACGTCAGTCCGGGGACCCTTAAGGATGACGTCATGCGTCGGGACTTCACGGTGAATACCCTGCTGATGGAGTGGGATGGGACCGTGCTCGACCTCACCGGTCGTGGCCTCGATGACCTGAACGCCCGCCGGATCGTGACGCCACTCGAACCGCGGACGACTTTCGACGAAGACCCGCTCCGCATGTTGCGCGCGATACGGTTCGCCACGACGCTCCAGTTCAGTCTCGATCCGTCTGTCGAGGCCGCCATCCGGGATCAATCCTCACGGTTGCAGCCGCCCACGGTGTCGATGGAACGCATCCGCGACGAGTTCTCGAAGCTCCTGCTGGCCGAGACGGTGCAGGGCGGCCTCGACCTGTTGGATGCGACCCGGCTCCTGCCGCGCATCCTGCCGCAACTCGAGGCCGGCAAGGGCATGCGGCAGGGAGGCTGGCATAGCCACGACGTCTTCGGGCACGGCCTGCTGGCCGCGTCCCTTGCCCCGCCGGAGTTGATCACTCGGCTGGCCGCGCTGCTGCACGACGTCGGGAAACCCGCGGTGCACGAGTTGCGCGACGGCAAACCCACCTTCATCGGTCACCAGGACGTTGGCGCAACCATGGCCGCTGCCGCACTCCGTCATCTGCGTTATCCGGGCGAGGTCGTCGACGCCGTCACCAAATTGATCCGTTTGCACATGCGGCCCATCCAGTACGACCCGCAGGGCTGGGAGGACAAGGCGGTGCGACGACTGGTCCGCGACGCCGGTGAGCAGCTCGATCGCCTGCTCGTGCTGGCGCGTGCCGATATGCGTGCCAGTCACTACCCGGATGTCAAGAAGATCGACGACCTCGAGGCGCGCATCCGACAACTCGACGCCGATGCGATCGCCGCCATCCGCTCGCCGCTTACCGGCGAGCAGCTGATGGCACGGACTGGCCGTCCCGCCGGACCCTGGATCAAGCGTGTCAAGTCGGCGCTGGAAGACGCGATTGTGGATGGAACGCTGCCGCCCGACGCGCAGTCGGCCTGGCGGTACCTCGAGGCGCACCCCGAGCTGCTGGGCCCGTGA
- a CDS encoding cation:proton antiporter, with translation MTALRRWPWPFLLLLVGAVIASARLVPAFTVSPTLVLAVFLPPLLFDAGFSMRAAAIRRELPWILLLGLAGAVLTAAVGFWLLRAAGLPSDEALLLSAILAATDPVSVFAALRRLHTPERLRVALEGESLVNDGVAVLLFVVALAVVERRVIDPPGVIGLVLFQTAGGLVVGVVIGLLARRILAALPHVVQIAVTVLAAYAGYLLADRVGASGLLAVIAMSLILGTAYEPSAHHQVHRFWRGLGFVMSSAVFLLVGLQVHLDKVVRAGGRLMPLIGAVLLARALMVTVVTLPRTDLWPWSWRLALVWAGLRGALSLALALGVPAVVAGHDEILVLVFGFVFLSLVVQGLSTGPVFKALGITRQTAVTTVL, from the coding sequence GTGACCGCGTTGCGCCGCTGGCCCTGGCCCTTCCTGCTCCTGCTAGTCGGTGCCGTGATAGCCAGCGCGCGCCTCGTGCCGGCCTTCACCGTGAGCCCGACGCTGGTGCTCGCTGTCTTCTTGCCGCCGCTGCTGTTCGACGCCGGGTTCTCGATGCGGGCCGCGGCGATACGCCGCGAGCTGCCGTGGATCCTCTTGCTCGGTCTGGCGGGTGCGGTGCTGACCGCTGCCGTGGGCTTCTGGCTTCTTCGGGCCGCCGGCCTTCCATCCGATGAAGCCCTCTTGCTATCGGCCATCCTGGCGGCAACCGATCCCGTGTCAGTCTTCGCCGCGCTGCGCCGCTTGCACACGCCGGAGCGCCTGCGGGTGGCGCTGGAGGGGGAGAGCCTTGTCAATGACGGCGTCGCGGTGCTCCTTTTCGTGGTCGCGCTCGCGGTGGTCGAGCGGCGCGTGATCGACCCACCCGGCGTGATCGGCCTCGTCCTGTTCCAGACGGCGGGCGGCCTGGTGGTCGGGGTGGTTATTGGTCTGCTGGCACGCCGGATTCTTGCTGCGCTTCCCCATGTGGTGCAAATCGCAGTCACGGTGCTGGCGGCCTACGCCGGCTACCTCCTCGCCGATCGGGTTGGGGCTAGTGGCCTGCTGGCGGTGATCGCGATGTCGCTGATCCTGGGAACCGCCTATGAGCCATCGGCGCACCACCAGGTGCATCGCTTCTGGCGCGGGCTCGGCTTTGTCATGTCGAGTGCCGTCTTCCTTCTGGTAGGTCTGCAGGTCCACCTCGATAAGGTGGTCCGGGCCGGTGGGCGATTGATGCCGCTGATCGGCGCGGTGTTATTGGCGCGGGCGCTGATGGTGACCGTCGTCACGCTCCCCAGGACCGACCTCTGGCCGTGGTCGTGGCGTCTGGCGCTGGTCTGGGCCGGGCTGCGGGGCGCCCTCTCGCTGGCGCTCGCCCTCGGCGTCCCGGCGGTGGTCGCCGGCCACGACGAAATCCTGGTCCTGGTCTTCGGCTTCGTCTTTCTCTCCCTGGTTGTTCAGGGCCTTTCCACAGGCCCTGTATTCAAGGCTCTGGGGATAACGCGACAGACAGCTGTCACAACGGTTCTTTAG
- the rplI gene encoding 50S ribosomal protein L9 — translation MLIEDVKGTGKAGETRDVADGYARNFLLPRKLAQQATRGAQEQVDRVKATAVQRENRELEDAKALAVKLEAVQVVLKLRSGKDGKLFGAVTNADVASALKQQHGITLDRRKIEFDEPVKAMGVGTAHVKLHREVTARIPLMVTSA, via the coding sequence GTGCTGATCGAGGACGTCAAGGGAACCGGGAAGGCCGGTGAGACCAGGGACGTGGCCGACGGCTACGCGCGCAACTTCCTCCTGCCGCGCAAGCTCGCCCAGCAAGCAACCAGGGGTGCGCAGGAGCAGGTCGATCGCGTCAAGGCCACGGCGGTCCAGCGCGAGAACCGCGAGCTGGAGGACGCGAAGGCGTTGGCCGTCAAGCTGGAGGCCGTGCAGGTGGTGTTGAAACTGCGAAGCGGGAAGGATGGCAAGTTGTTTGGTGCCGTGACGAATGCAGATGTGGCGTCGGCACTCAAGCAGCAGCACGGGATCACGCTCGACCGCCGGAAGATCGAGTTCGACGAGCCGGTGAAGGCGATGGGCGTCGGCACCGCTCACGTGAAGCTCCACCGTGAGGTCACGGCCCGGATCCCGTTGATGGTCACCTCCGCTTGA